The following is a genomic window from Cervus canadensis isolate Bull #8, Minnesota chromosome 25, ASM1932006v1, whole genome shotgun sequence.
tgtttgcaaagtaatcttattggctcaaacctttGCGGGcctttttcaaacttgggcgttcatgggcttttcagctttcccctgatgggttcccttttccttagtgggcgcatattgattggctggctccaggtggcatgataatcatgttaccctggaaaaccaggctactcttaatctaggctgcctgtcatggcgcagcCTCACAGTGTCAGTAAACCATGCAGGAAGAAAAGATCAACAAttgttttctctgaagaaaaGCTTTTATCTGTCTAATAATGTCTAATACATGTCAgtattagagggaaaaaaaagtacattagTGCATGTGCCAGGAGTCTTCCTGGCTAAGATTTCAAAATTCTTTAGGTTCTTATTAATATAAACTTGGGCTGTTCTGAATTCCAAGAAAACTACATAGaaatacaattttgaaaagtTCTGATTCTCAGCATATAAATATTTGAGTGACTACTCAGACCATTTCAAAGCCAGTTACACCATTGCTTTTCACTATTTTCTCTTATTGTTCTACTTTCCCAGGGGTTATTCAAATAAAACCCTGTCAGATCTAAACATTCAGAAGAATGCCTAAATTTAAATAGCCAGTGGATGGGCAACTGATCATGCAAGACCAGGATACAGCTGAGTTGGTTCCTTGGACTCCCTGAAGTTCAACCAGTAGCAAATTTTTGATCTCTTTGTCTTAGAAGTTTCcttatgtgcatgtatgtatatatgaacaAATACAGTCTAAGTGTTTCCTTCAGCTTGACTAAACTTTAAATAGGTTTATTCCTGAGTCTAGGTTCCTGATCtcccttttcttaaaaatatttcctttaaaaagcttgaaattgtaaattctttctctgcttctttagGATGGGTGTAAATCTCCCAGCCTCTTACCTGTCTTTCTCAAGGTCCTGGGAACTATCTCTTTGAAATGCAAACACTGAAGAAGATAGCACCTATCTCTTAGTCCCTGTGGGAGGACagaagcccaatttacataaatAGTAATTAGTAactttgaaaaacagagaaaaacatttgcaaacccAGGAATGACTCAGTGAGCCTGACATCCCATTGACTGTCCATGAGGAACATACATGCTCTACTGAGTCATAAGTAGCAAACATTTCCCCCTCCCTGAAAAAGGCTTATTTATGCATTCCATCACAAATAGCATAGGATAATATACATATCTCAAAAGTACAGAACTTGTTCCACTAATTTTATCACATGGCCAAAATGAGTAAAGTGACGTATACCTTCTCTATGGGCAAatggggaagaagagaaaggtgGGATTGAACTTCCGAACTCACCAATCCAGTAACAACTTGTCCTCTGATGGGGCTGGAAACACTTTTTGAGTGTTAGATAGTGTTTTATATTGGGTTCCCAAGAACTGAAGCCTGAGAAGTCTGTtcatatgtataatatttaaagGAGAAAGCTCTCAGGAGAAATTAGTAAGGAAGTGGGGGAATCCATTATATCCAGTATAGGGTAAGATTTGTGTAAGATTCTGGTTTCAGGTAAAGTGTAGCAGCTGTATTCTAAGATGAAATCCACTGGGACTTCTGAACTTTAGAAGCTGATTTACCCTCTCAGAGGCTCACTGTTGAATACTGTAAGGAGTTAACAGAACCTGTAAGATTATCAGAGCATCAGCCAAACACCTAAAATATTATTAGAAGAATCTATTGTGCTAGTACCACATAAGTTATTTCAGGCAAACTGAATGAACTCATTTGTCAGCGAGAACTACATTACCATTATTGAAGACCATAGCAGAGACATACAGGGGCCTGAGGGAAGAGGAGCAGATGGAGGAAATTTTGGTTTTAGGGTAACCAGAATGCCAGGCACTCTTTCTAGTTGCCTAAAAGACATGGTTTATTAACTAAAACACAAATAAGAAAAGCAGTCTGTCAAGAAGTTATTTTGGTTCTATGTTTTGTCATATTTGCTGGGCCAAAGCTATATATACACATGGACACATCTCTTAGAAAGTGCTATTTAAGATATGGCTGTCGTAGAAAGTATAAATATTTGCAGTTGTGGTAGTCCCAGTCCCTGGGACAGTTACTGAAGTAAGGTACTTTCTTTGCTCCCAgagtattcaaaatattttaatttccattttgttctAGCATTTGTTTCTTACATCACATGTTAGATCAAAGTGGGCTCTGTCAGGACAGCCTGTACCTCAGTGGTAAGAAGGGAAAACCTGTGGAGTTATGAGTCCAGGCACCACAACACCTGCTTTATCTCTTACTCTGGATTAATTATATcatcttcttttatcttttaaattatatttccctctttttttgaTTATAAGACAtgagcatattttttaaaaaatcagttcaaGATTTTAGgagaatatatttcaaaagacaGTGTGTTCCAAgcaatttattgttgtttttgttttttaattacaattttaaGATTGTAACTATTTTATATCAAAATTGAGATGATAGCATAATTATTTCACAGTGAAGTATATGTTTTATGATTACTAATAAAGCATTCTTAGGGTAAAGAGTCAATGTATTAATTTTGGGattattaatatattcacaaTATTGAGACTTCCAATATTTGAacttaaactattttttatttagattttatttcaataatttttctgactttatattttagcatattttcaaattcacagcaaaactgagaggaagaTAGAGATTTCCAATTTACCCCCCACTCCATTCATGCAAAGCCTTCTACATTATCAATATCCCACACTAAAGTAGTTATATAtgtgttacaactgatgaacctacaatGACACGTCATGAACAACCAAAATCCACAGTTTACCTTAGGGTTTACTCTTGGCATTGTACACTCCatggatttggacaaatgtaatgacatgtatccattttttaaaatttatttattttaattggaagctaattacaatattgtggtggtttttgccatacactgacatgaatcagccataggtgtacatgtgtccccccatcctgaaccccccttcaacctctctccccatcccatccctctgggttgtcccagtgcactgggcTTGAGCGCCCTGTTCCATGCATCAAACTTGGTATGGtcgtctgtttcacatatggtaatatacatgtttcaatgctattctctcaaatcatcccaccctcgccttctcccacagagtccaaaagtctgttctttacatctgtgtctcttttgctgtcttgcatacagggtcattgttaccatctttcgaaattccatatatatgtattaatatactgtattgctgtttttctttctaacttacttcattctgtataataggctccagttttagctacctcattagaactgtaCAGAGTAATTTCACTGCCCATTGATCCCTCCCCTACCCTAGCCCCAGGTAATCACTGGTCTTTATATtgtctccacagttttgccttttcttgaaTGTTATACAGTTGGAATCAAAGAATGTAGCCTTTCCAGTTTGGCTTTATTCACTTTGTAATATGCATTCATGGTTTCTTCATGTCTTCTCATGTCTTGGTAGCAATTTCTTTTTagtattgaataatattccattgtttggatgtaccacaattcattcattcagtcaagaGAGATATCTTGATTACTTGCAAATTTCAGGAATTAATAATAAAGCTACTATATccatccatgtgcaggtttttgtgtggatataaatATTTAACTCCTTTGAGTAAACACCAAGGAGCATGGTTATTTGATTGTGGTAAGAGGATTTTTAGTTAAGAAATATCAACTTGTCTTCCAAAGTGACATCCCATTTCacgttcccaccagcaatgaatgagaataCCTAGTGCCCCACATTTCAACCAGTATTTGTTTTGTCAGTATTTTAGATTTTGCCAATTCTAAAGGGTGGGCAGTGGTTTCTCAGTTTTAggttgcatttccctgatgacatatgatgcaTAAAACCTTACTATATGCCTATTtcctatctgtatatcttctttacaAGGTGTCAAACTATTTGgccaatttttaaattagttttttacTGCTGAGATACAGGGGttcttttttggtcacaccaATTGACACATAGGGCCTTAGTTTCCCAgttaggaatcaaacctgtatctcctgtactAGAACTGTGGAGtgttaacccctgggccaccagagaagtcctatagggtttctttttattttggataACAGCACTTTATCTGATGTATCTTCTGCAAatcttttctcccagtctgtgacttgtcttctcattctcttgacctTGCTCACAgagcagaaaattttaatttcagtgaagtctgctttatcaattatttctcacATTAACCCTGTCTTTGATGCACTTATAAGTCATAGCAATATCTAAGGTCttctagattttctcctgtgttaaCTTCCAGGAATTTTATAGTTTGCAATCTATACTCAGTTCTGtgttccattttgagttattttttgtgaAAGGTATAAGGTCTGTGTTTAGATTCTTTTATTCACATGTGGATGTACAGTTGTTCCAGGGCCATTTGTTGAAAGGACTGTATTTGCTCCATCCTAATACCTTTGctcctttgaaaagatcaattacTATAGATATGAAGGTCCATTTCTGGGCCTTTTGCTTTATTACACTAATTGATTTCTCTATTCTTccaccagtaccacactgtcttgattgctTTAGCTTTATACtaagtcttgaagtcaggtaGTGATggttctccaactttgttcttcagtATTGTGTTTGTTATCCTAGGTGTTTTGACTTTCTATGCCAACTTGAGAATCATTTTGTCAATATCTACAAAATAACCTTctggaatttttattggaattgcaCTAAATCTATTTATCAAGTTGGGAAGTACTGACATTTTGGTAATTTTGAGTCTTTCTATCAGTGAACATGGAAAGttactacatttatttatttcttctttgactgtGTTTATGAGTTTTGCCATTTTTATCATATAGATCTTGTACACATTTTGTTAGATTTCTTATTGCTcttcagttgctaactcatgtctgattctttgtgactcccatgtATGCCTCCCATGTATGAGACTGTAtgacaggctcctgtgtccttcagtgtctcccagagtctgctcaaattcaagtccattgagtcaatgatgctatctaaccatgtcatcctctgcctcccacttCTCTTTTTGTCCTCAAACattcccagcctcagagtcttttccagtgagttgggtctttgcatcaggtggccaaagcattggaacttcagtttcagtcattccaatgaatatttagggttgatttcctttaggaatgactggtttgatctccttgctgtccaagggactctcaagagtcttctccagcaccacagtttgaaagtatcaattctttggcactcagccttctttatggttcaacactcacatccatacatgactattggaaaaaccatagccttgattatataGACCTTAATTTGCAAcatgatatctctgttttttaatatgcagtctaggtttgtcatagcttttcttccaagaagcaagcatcttttagatTCAGGACTATagttcaccatccacagtgattttggagcccaagaaaagaaaatctgtcactgcttccactttttccccatttatttctcatgaagtgacggaaccagatgccatgatcttagtttctttaacgctgagttttaagctagctttttcactcttctctttcgcCCTCATCCAAGTTCCTttgcactttctgccattagaatggtatcatctgcatatctaaggtttgcatatcttgattccagtttgcaattcattcagcctggcatttcaaatgatgtactctgcatataaactaaataagcaATGTGACAGTGTATAGCCTTGtcgtactcatttcccaattttgaaccagtaagttgttccatgtctggttctaactattgcttcttgacccgcatacaggttactcaggagacaggtaaggttgtctggtactcctatctctttaagaattttccacagtttgtgtgatccacatagtcaaaggctttagcataatcaatgaagcagagatagatgtttttctggaactcccttgctttctctatgatccaatgaatgttgacaatttgatctctggttcgtctgtcttttctaaacccatcttgTACATCTctaagttctcggttcatgtactgctgaagacaagcttgaaggattttgagcataactttactagcatgtgaagtgagtgcaatcgTACAATAgattgaatattctttggcactgaccttctttggaattggaataaaaactagcctcttccagtcctgtggccatgctgaattttccaaatttgctgacatattgactgtagcactttaacagtattgtcttttaggattttaaataattcagctggaattccatcatctttactagttttgttcatagtaatgcttcctaaggcccacttgactttacagtCCCAGAATGTCTGGCTATAGGTAAGTAACCATATCAACATGGTTATTTGGTCTTTAAGGCCTTTTTaaattctgtgtatttttctgtgtagttcttctgtgtattcttgccccctcttcttaatctcttctgctttcgTTTGGTCCCTATAGTTTCTcacctttatcatgcccatcattgcatgaaatgctcctttgatatctctaattttcttgaagagatttttagtctttcccattctaccattctaagaaaagttatgaacaacctagacagcttattaaaaagcagagacattactttgccaacaaaggtccatctagtcaaagctatggtttttccagtggtcatgtatggatgtgagagttggactataaagaaagctgagtgccaaaaaattgaactgtgatgttggaggagactcttgagagtcccttggactgcaaggcgatcaaaccagtcaatcctaaaggaaatcaatcctgaatattcattggaaggactgaagctgaagctccaatgctttgaccacctgatgcgaagagctgactcattagaaaagaccctgatgctgggaaagattgaaggtgggaggagaaggggacgacagaggatggttggatggcatcaccgactcaatagacatgagtttgagcaagctccagaagatggtgaaggacagggaagccaggcgtgctgcagtccatggggtcacagagtcggacaagactgattgactgaacagcaacatgacAAAATAAATAGACAAGTAATAAGTCATCAATATTAGCAATATAGGTTACAAATTATTAGTAATTACATggacaaaatattgaaaaattttgtCCAATGAACAAAATATTGGACAAAATATTGCTAATGGACAAGAcaaacacaaaagagaaacaggaaaagataTGAATGAGAAACTTACAGGAGAGTAAATCCAAGTGGTTAAAAAACTATATGAAAGATAGTAACACTCACTGGTAGtaaggaaaatgtaaaataagctAAACAAACATACCACTTTATACCCAGCtgaaggcagttttttttttgttaagttttttaaactcatttattctttaattgaaggataaatgctttacagaattttgtcctgccaaacatcaacatgaatcagctacagaTATAAAAACGTcctctctctcttgaacctccttcccatatTTCTTAAATTGAAGTGCTGatctacagtgttgtgttaattactgccgTGCAACAAATGAGTCACTTACATtttttcataagttttaaatGATCTGTAACAACTGTATCTGGAGAGAGGAAAATCACACCTATTCACTACTTAGGATGTGTGAACATTCCAGAGAGCAATCTAGCAACATATATTCAAATTGAAATACGTatccattttgattttagaaTCTCATTCCTGGGAATCACTCCCACATAAACAGAAGCATCCAAAATTTAAGgctttatatacaaatatgtttATTGAGATATTCATTGTCAAAAATCTGTAAGCAAATGTAATGCCCAAATAAAAGATAGCTGTATAGATTATGACACATTCTTACCATGGAATATTAGGCTACAATTTGAAAGACTAAATTAGAACTAAACCCTTTGACATAGATTACTATGCCAATGGTACtgttgaatgagaaaaacaagacaaaacctaCATATTTAAAGGGATATATTTAAAcctacatatttaaaaaacagaatgtcCATGTATGTGTAGAAATGAATGTATATGTAAAAAtgaatatatctgtgtgtgtgtatatatatatatatatatatatatatgtgagcaCTTACATATAATTATATGAGCATGccaaaaattatgaaacaaaatacATTCAGTTAACATGGGTTTGTGGAAAAGGAGGTGATGTGATTGGATGGAAAACAGAAATTGGAGAAAAGGGacataagtaaaaaagaaaaaaataagactgaagCACCATGAAGTTTTATACATCCAATAATCTcacaaaattatatatgtgtctttatttgtataaatatataaaaattaattttaaaatgtcaagtcCACACTCCTTGGCTGAACATACTTAAAATAATGTTCCACACATTATCTCTGTActtttgaaatagaaattaatgggttattatttggcttccctggtggctcagacagtaaagaatccacctgcgatgtgggagacctgggttcaatctctgggttgggaagaccccctggaggagagcatggcaacccactccagtattcttgcctggagaatcccaaggacagaggagcctggcgggctacagtccatggggctgcacagagtcggacacgactgagcgactaagcacagcacattgcTAGTTTAAATTCAAATCTAATTATCTTTTCTGATTCTGCATTTCAGTCCAAGACATATTAATTTTGCATGCTGGAAACTAACAGTATAACAAGAAAGGATGGACCTGAGAAAAATCATGGGCTTTTTTCCATCAAGGATGGAAGAACTTGGGTGAGGAAGGGCACTGTGGGGGTCATTTTGAGTGGTTTGGAGGTTTGATATGCTGAGTCCTCAAATCCTCCCTGGTATAACTGTTCAAATCTTGATCAATTTTATACATAACCCAGGATGACAGTTCATTCTCATAGAGCTGGAATTCAGCAAGCCAGAGATCAGCCTCTGAGTTTGGCTTTAGGTCATCACAAGCAGTAATGTCAGAATTTCCAGATTTCAACTTGTCTTGCTTGAAATTAAACttggttctttatatttttatcccTTCCATACTGGATGACAGGAGCAGCTTCTTAATCACTATAGTTTTATTCTCAGTGGGTACATGATTTTAGGTGATCACAGGTGGTGAGTATACATTTGCCATTGAATAGtatggtatatatgtatgtatgtatgttcccATCAAAATACAAGTTTTGCTATATTTTATACTTGATGTATATTAATTAATCAAAAAATCCACTGGGGGGTCACATGAAGAACATAACTCAATTTTTAGTGCCAATTTGAATAGCACTTTGGCTTGTTTCTCACAAATACAACTTGAATTCTGATCATACTAATAAAGAAaaggtggctcaggagtaaagaattcacctgcaaatgcaggaggtgAAAGAGACACAAATTtagtctctgggtcagaaagatcgaTCCCCTGgtcagaaatggcaaccaactccagtattcttgcttagagcatcacatggacagaggagcctggcaggctacagcccatggggtcacaaagagtcaggcatgactgagcatgtaatAAAGAAAAGGATGTTTTGCAAAGTATCAGACTCAAAAAAGGTTTGTGAAAATGGACTCTGTATTCAGACCTACTGGTTTGAAATTCTGCTTCTCCTTACCTGTAGGCAACTTTCCTGGTTCTTGGgtatttatttgtaaaacaggaGTAACAGTACTTAGTTCACACAAGTTTGTCGAGATGAGGATGACATGTATAAAACATTTAAGATAAGGGTCTTTATTAAATGTTTGCTATTGTTATTTGGCTTACTGAAACCCTCCTAGGAGGAAGCCCAGTGGGCATGGAATCACTGGAGATCTCAGTAGCAGGAGGGCCTGGGCATCTCTTGTTAGGAGGGACTGGCCTTTCATGAGTCACGTGATCTCCTTGTAGTGGGTGTGGGGACAGGGGGTACCATGGAGAGCCCACCAGGCTATGCAGAGTGGGGAAGTGTTAATTTCCTTCAGAGAGTGGTGTGCAGTTACTGGAGGGAGGGTAAAAGCACACTGGGCAGGCAAAAATAACAGATGTTCTCTACAACATAAGTATATAAACAATGCCTTGGAAAATTACATGACTCATTTCTTATCCTCTGAAGAAGTCTGACCATTAATCCTCCTTTGAATAGAGCTTGCTGTCTTATTAAGCACGTATTAAGATGCTGACACATACACATCTTTTAATATCTGGCATGATGGTCAATCCCTTGTTTCTAAGAACACTACTTTCAGGCTTCATTCAGACCACTATTTTATCAGTGAATGGAAGTGACCAGCATTCTGTAATGCATGTAGTAAAGGATTTAAGAACACTTCTAATAAAGATATTTCTAAGAATACTAATATTCTTATtatcggccacctgatgtgaagaactgactttgaaaagaccctgatgctgggaaggattgaaggcaggaggagaaggggacgagagaggatgagatggttggatggcatcaccaactcagtggacattagtttgagcaagctctgggagttggtgatggacagggaagcctggcatgctgcagtccatggggttgcaaagagacacaactgagtaactgaactgaagtatactGAAAAAACACCCTTAATTTCCAATTATATATCTTGTTAAAGAATAGTTTAGCTTCTCCATGGTCCTGTTTCTCTGGTTCTCTATATGAAAAAGCTACCATATCTTCTTAACATTCTTCTCACAGCTGCCTTCACCTCCTTGTTCTGCAGGCTATAAATGAGAGGATTCAGCATGGGAGTGATCACGCTGTATTGCAAGGAGACGATCATCTCCAGGGCAGAACCTGAGGTTGGCAACAGATAGCTGAGGAAACCTGAGCCATAAGACAAAATCACAGTAgtgaggtgggaggagcaggtagAGAAGGCTTTACTTCtgcctgaggtggagctgatgctcAAGATGGTGGAGACAATACAGGTATAAGAGAAGAAGATGAAGACGAAGGTTCCAAAGAAATGTAAGAATGAAGAACAGAGCAGGAGCGTGAAATTGGTGGAGGTATCAGAGCAagacagagggaagagggaggacagCTCACAGCTGAAGTGGGGAATAGTTTGGTCCTCACAATAGTCTAAATCGACAGCCAGGAGGATGTTGATGAGAGCATCCACAAAGGCCAGGCCCCAGGAGCCCCACACCAGCCCAACACAGAGCTGGCTGTTCATCACCTGGCCGTAAAGCAGAGGGGAGCTGATGGCTacgtagcggtcataggccatcacagccAGCAGACAGGCCTCAGTGCCCCCGGTGGTAAACACAAGGAAGGCCTGAGCCAGGCAGCTCTCTACGAAGATGGTTTTACTTTCAGAAAGTAGATTTTCCAGCATCTTGGGGACTGTGACGGATGAATGGCAGAGATCCAGAAAGGAGAGCTGTCCCAAAAAGAAGTACATGGGTGTGTGGAGGTGGGGATCAACTCTGATAACCAGCAGCATCACCAGGTTCCCCATCAAGGTCAGGAGGTAAATCACCAGAAACAATGTGAAGAGGAGAATCTGGGTCTGAGGGTCAGCAGAAAAACCGAGGAGGATAAACTCACTGAATATGCTGTGGTTTCCCATAGCGATAAGATTTACCCTAAGAATCcaagaaagaaagacattaaaACTCCCTTTGTGCCTCCCAGTTACCACACTGCCTTAGCCCTCTTGTTCATTTACATCATTTCACAATTGTACTGGAAACCATGATCACATATTCCTAAGCTAACTTGCCAATCATCATGATAACTTTGATACTGCTGGATGGCAATCCACCATCCCTCGATCAAATCCCTAGGTAAATGTGTGGACCCTTGTCTTACATCTCTTGAAGTTTCTTTAAGATGGGTATTAATATAAAGAACATTTTGTATAGTCAATGGGAATAGAGAGGGAATTTTTGATGCAGCAGAGCAAGACATAAACAGCAAAATGGTAGtcatttaaaaagggaaaaggaatgagATCCAGGCAGGACAGGTAGAGTTTTCTCCATAATTAGGAAGACAGGCACTTTATCATTTGTAAACAGGAGGGAAGGTAGAGTGAGTGGGCACCGAGGGagctagcttggaggattttatgGATGAAATGAGAGACTTTCTGACTGTTGCAAAGTTTTGTAGAATTATGAGATGAGATCATGAATAGAATTTGCCTGTCTATCTAtgcatgtgtgttgtgtgtttttaGTGAGGTGGTAGTGAAAGATTTAGATGAACCAAGAACACAAAACTCAGGTACACCAAATACCCGAGACTAATTTATGAAGGAAATACAGTGGGGTTAACTGGTGATGTATTTTCCCATTTGAGATGCTGGGACCAATCTGAACAAGCATGTGGTTGTCTCAGTAATATTTAGCTGCTTAAGCACCATGTGTGGAGCAGATACATATTTGGTTTTAaatggagttttgttttgtttgtacaGCCATATGTATGATAAAGACAAAAAGATGTAAGGAAGAAGCATGCTAGCAAGTGAATGAATCACAGAAGCAAGGCTGTGTAGGGGATTAAAAGGGGGGCCAAGCCAAGGAGTATGGCTAGGGCAAAAGCTGTAAAGTCATTGGCTTGGGATCGAAAAACTGCTTACGTTGGAACACTAGAGTAAACAAATTGTAAGATTTGGAGACAATTATTAGAGGGATGCTTGAAATTCAGATTTTGTAGGTATAAGTACTTCTGATGAAAAGTGATGGGTGTTATTGTGAGAGTCGGTAGCTAAGATGAGGTAAAAGGTTCAGTCTCTGGCACAGTAGAGGACAAAGTCTAGGGTGCTGAGCTAGCGGGTAAGGACTGTTTtcctgctttattattttttgttttatttttttaattctactccattttctttaatgattacttttatatttaaatcaaatttactggaaaaaacattTCCGTTTAAGGTAACCAGATGAATTATAAACCCAGTTGACTGTTGGAAGAAATGGCTATATATTTGAAAAGAGAAGCTGTTTCCTGCAACAGAGTAATACCTGGTTGGATAGTCTATGCCCAGCTTAAACTccttttaatagttttataaCCAGGCTCTGCATTGTCAATGT
Proteins encoded in this region:
- the LOC122427156 gene encoding olfactory receptor 8S1-like, whose product is MGNHSIFSEFILLGFSADPQTQILLFTLFLVIYLLTLMGNLVMLLVIRVDPHLHTPMYFFLGQLSFLDLCHSSVTVPKMLENLLSESKTIFVESCLAQAFLVFTTGGTEACLLAVMAYDRYVAISSPLLYGQVMNSQLCVGLVWGSWGLAFVDALINILLAVDLDYCEDQTIPHFSCELSSLFPLSCSDTSTNFTLLLCSSFLHFFGTFVFIFFSYTCIVSTILSISSTSGRSKAFSTCSSHLTTVILSYGSGFLSYLLPTSGSALEMIVSLQYSVITPMLNPLIYSLQNKEVKAAVRRMLRRYGSFFI